TTAAAGCGTTTGCCTTGGCATCTCTGGGACGTACTAGAGCGATATCCAAAGGCTGAGGTAGCTATAGCGTCACCAACATACGAGCGAGTTGCTTCCAAGAAAACACGCAACGATAAAGTTAATATTTTAGCAATTGTTGGTAACAGTCAGGGGATTAATACTGAGGCTGACCTGAATTTACTACAACAACTTAATGATGCAAATGTCACTTTTTTAGTGGAACCCCAGCGTAAAGAATTAACCGACCAGCTTTGGGGCAATAGTTGGGATATTCTTTTTTTTGCAGGTCACAGTTCCAGTCATGGTAAAGATTGCACCGGACGGATATATTTAAACACCACCGATAGCCTGACTATCAGCGAACTCAGATACGCTTTGAGAAAAGCTGTGGAACGTGGTTTACAACTGGCAATTTTTAACTCCTGTGATGGATTGGGATTAGCGCGAGATTTAGCCGATTTGCAAATTCCCCAAATCATTGTGATGCGCGAACCCGTTCCAGATTTAGTAGCACAGGAATTTTTAAAGTATTTTTTAAAAGGGTTTGCCAGTGGCGACCTATTCTACTTAGCGGTGCGAGAAGCAAGAGAACGGTTACAAGGTCTTGAAGATACATTTCCTTGTGCTACCTGGTTACCCGCGATCTGTCAAAATTTAGCAGAAGCACCTCCCTCTTGGCAGCAGATTACGGGCAGAGTTGAAGTACTACCCTTAGAACCACTTCCTTCTCCAACCGTAGCTTCACCTAAAATTACTGTAGCAATTTTGTCATCTTTAGTCGTGGCTGCCTTAATTTGCGGGCTGAGGTTTTTAGGATTTCTACAAGGACTTGAACTGCGCGCTTTTGACCAAATGATAGCAGTACGTCCTGCTATTTTTAATGAGAAACCAGACGATCGCTTGCTGATAGTAACGATTGAAGATGCTGACATAGCACAGCAACGGCGCAATGGCGAACGTTTAGATGGAAAATCCATTTCGGATCGCTCTCTTAACCAACTTTTGGAAAAACTGGAGCAATATCAACCCCATGCCATTGGTTTGGATCTCTACAGAGATTTTAAAGCTCAAGACCCAAATTTAATTACCCGTTTTCAGCAAACCGAAAATTTAGTTGGGGTTTGTAAGGGGAGTGATGGATTTTCATCTGTAAACGGTATTGAACCACCACCTGAAATTCCAGAAGAACGCTTGGGATTTAGTGATTTTGTTCACGATCCTGATGGAGTTGTGCGCCGACATCTGCTTTTCATGGACCCAGAGGCTATATCCTTATGTCCCGCTTCCTTTGCGTTTAGTACACAACTGGCATTCCGTTATTTATTATTGGACCGAGGTATTCAACCAAAGTTTACACCAAGTGGAGATTTACAACTTGGCAAAACGGTTTTTCCTGCTTTGCAACCTCGCACTGGCGGTTATCAACGTATCGATACCAATGGCGGTCAAATTTTGTTGAATTATCGTTCCCTAAAGAATATTGCTAAGCAAGTGACGCTGACACAAATTCTGTCTACTCCCATTAATCCCAGTGCAGTTAAAGACAAAATTGTTTTAATTGGGGTTGCAGCTAAAGGGGATTACCCGGATTATTGGGCGACGCCTTATGGGAGTAAGTTAGACGAGGAAATGCCAGGAGTGTTTGTACAAGCGCATATGGTCAGTCAAATTATCAGTGCGGTTTTGGATGGGCGATCGCAACTGCAAGTTTTATCACCGTTGGTTGAAGTCGTGTGGATCTTGGGGTGGTCTGTCATAGGAGGAGTGTTTGCTTGGCGAGTTCGTTCGTTTCCTAAATTGGCGCTTTTTATTGGTGTTGTTTCTGGTGCTCTCTACGTTGTTTGCTTTGGTATGTTAATACAAGGATACTGGGTGCCATTTGTGCCTTCTGCGTTGGTTTTGGTTGTGACTGTTGTGGCTACGTCGGTTCAAAAGTAGGGAGTCGGGAGTAGGGGTAGGGAGTAGGGAGTAGGGAGTGGGGAGTGGGGAGTAGGGATTGGGATAAAGAAACCCGATTTCTGAAATAATTGGTCACTGGTTACTGGTTACTGGTCACTGGTCACTGGTCACTGCTTTTAAAATCTCGTGAAATCACTAAAATAATTATGATAAAAATTTCAGGTTTAATAAAACTCATTTTGGCAGTTGCCTTCGGCTGCTTTAGTATACTAGTTAGCTCAACTTGGGTAACTGCACAACCTGCTCGTCCCACTGCGACAGAACGTTCCAATTCTACTCCGCCTGAGTCTAAATCGAGAACTCGCAGACAACCCGTGCGGCTGATATTACCTCCACTTCCTAAAGACACATTAGCTCCAGGAGGTCGTCGTTTTGGTGGAGCCAGACGAACTGGGTGTCCAAAAGATGTAGAATTGCAGCTGACTGCCCTCGTCCCTGCGACTGAGTCACAACCTACTATTACAAATGTGTGGGGTTTAACGTCAGTAGAACGTCCCATGCTATGGTTTTACACGCCTTATAATAAGAGTTCTAACTATCCGGCTGATTTTGAGTTGCTTGATGACAAGTCAACTCCAATCTACAAAACAGCGATTTCTCTTCCAAATGTAGCGGGGGTCATTGGCGTTCCTCTACCTCCACTGGCCGTGGACAAACAATATCGCTGGTTCTTCAATGTTTACTGCGATCGCCAGCAGCAAGAAACGCCCATTTTTGTTGAGGGCGTGGTACAACGAGTTAATCTGAGTCAAGCCATTAAAGAGCAACTGCAAAAAGCAGAGGCAATACAGCAAATTGCTATCTATGCCAACAATGGAATATGGCATGAAGCACTGACGACACTAGCACAATTGCGTCAGAAAAATCCTAACGATGCAACACTTGCAGAAGACTGGAAGGAATTGCTAACTAGTATTGGTTTAAATCAGTTCGTTACACAACCGTTAACTGTTGGGGAACAATCAACAGCTAACAGTAATCAGTGACCAGTGACCAGTGACCAGTGACCAGTGACTAGTGACCAGTGACCAGTGACCAAAAAAGGTGTTGTTAGTACTGAATGGTTCATCTATATTTGATTGAGTGAATCCCTAGTGGAGAAAACGATCATCACTTATCGAGCGTCCAAGGTACTAAAGTAAATCGTATTGTTAGCATGAA
This genomic interval from Scytonema hofmannii PCC 7110 contains the following:
- a CDS encoding CHASE2 domain-containing protein, which encodes MCKLVVLKFADGSFEQGFSVTLQIGEEGERPSTEIAGRLPAAAEMPLYYNHWQASYRQLGSRYRLSADKVQVTNVSVTQDCQNTAHILRSRFNTWLKSEEFRPVREKWLEKLLPTDELRVILQTEDYQLKRLPWHLWDVLERYPKAEVAIASPTYERVASKKTRNDKVNILAIVGNSQGINTEADLNLLQQLNDANVTFLVEPQRKELTDQLWGNSWDILFFAGHSSSHGKDCTGRIYLNTTDSLTISELRYALRKAVERGLQLAIFNSCDGLGLARDLADLQIPQIIVMREPVPDLVAQEFLKYFLKGFASGDLFYLAVREARERLQGLEDTFPCATWLPAICQNLAEAPPSWQQITGRVEVLPLEPLPSPTVASPKITVAILSSLVVAALICGLRFLGFLQGLELRAFDQMIAVRPAIFNEKPDDRLLIVTIEDADIAQQRRNGERLDGKSISDRSLNQLLEKLEQYQPHAIGLDLYRDFKAQDPNLITRFQQTENLVGVCKGSDGFSSVNGIEPPPEIPEERLGFSDFVHDPDGVVRRHLLFMDPEAISLCPASFAFSTQLAFRYLLLDRGIQPKFTPSGDLQLGKTVFPALQPRTGGYQRIDTNGGQILLNYRSLKNIAKQVTLTQILSTPINPSAVKDKIVLIGVAAKGDYPDYWATPYGSKLDEEMPGVFVQAHMVSQIISAVLDGRSQLQVLSPLVEVVWILGWSVIGGVFAWRVRSFPKLALFIGVVSGALYVVCFGMLIQGYWVPFVPSALVLVVTVVATSVQK
- a CDS encoding DUF928 domain-containing protein codes for the protein MIKISGLIKLILAVAFGCFSILVSSTWVTAQPARPTATERSNSTPPESKSRTRRQPVRLILPPLPKDTLAPGGRRFGGARRTGCPKDVELQLTALVPATESQPTITNVWGLTSVERPMLWFYTPYNKSSNYPADFELLDDKSTPIYKTAISLPNVAGVIGVPLPPLAVDKQYRWFFNVYCDRQQQETPIFVEGVVQRVNLSQAIKEQLQKAEAIQQIAIYANNGIWHEALTTLAQLRQKNPNDATLAEDWKELLTSIGLNQFVTQPLTVGEQSTANSNQ